One Mycobacterium dioxanotrophicus DNA window includes the following coding sequences:
- a CDS encoding ParA family protein — translation MQQGTGLERIGLTGSALDTFCVDVGASPDYVLDLFNRLIITIAAWKGGVGKTELAKELAWLLDGVLVDLDWDAGGATRAWGYRYETRTNAPLLDALERGRCPRPLSGRGMRADLIPSHPDFAVNQPSGPDMAAALEKWSAELKRPLIIDTHPGGVPSTVGAASAAHVVVVPVNLETRALAATEQMTNELQGGYPLLLVPNRVEAAPEPEVSRLEKISTTYGIEVGPPVHSHAFLKRRKLSGAVCAPGRSGQIPASSARFVAEVKDVARTVLTHAVRNAMAQDQQDEEALL, via the coding sequence GTGCAGCAAGGGACAGGGCTGGAGCGCATCGGGCTGACGGGCTCTGCTCTGGACACGTTCTGTGTGGACGTGGGCGCTAGCCCGGATTACGTCCTCGACCTGTTCAACCGGCTCATCATCACCATCGCGGCGTGGAAGGGCGGGGTCGGCAAGACCGAGCTGGCCAAAGAGCTGGCATGGCTACTGGACGGCGTGCTGGTGGACCTGGACTGGGATGCCGGCGGCGCCACCCGGGCGTGGGGATATCGCTACGAGACGCGGACGAACGCGCCGCTGCTGGACGCGCTGGAGCGCGGACGGTGTCCACGTCCGCTGTCCGGGCGGGGGATGCGGGCCGACCTGATCCCGTCGCACCCTGACTTCGCGGTTAATCAGCCCTCGGGCCCCGATATGGCTGCCGCGCTGGAGAAATGGTCAGCCGAGCTGAAACGTCCGCTGATCATCGACACCCATCCTGGTGGTGTCCCGTCCACGGTGGGCGCCGCCAGCGCCGCTCATGTGGTGGTGGTGCCGGTGAACCTGGAAACGCGTGCTCTGGCGGCGACAGAGCAGATGACCAACGAGTTGCAGGGTGGGTATCCGCTGCTGTTGGTGCCCAATCGGGTTGAGGCCGCTCCCGAGCCTGAGGTCAGTCGCCTGGAGAAGATCAGCACAACCTATGGCATCGAGGTGGGCCCGCCGGTGCACAGCCATGCATTTCTGAAGCGCCGCAAGCTTTCAGGGGCGGTGTGTGCACCGGGCCGGTCCGGTCAGATTCCGGCCTCCAGTGCGAGGTTTGTCGCGGAGGTCAAGGACGTTGCTCGCACTGTGTTGACCCATGCGGTGCGCAACGCCATGGCACAAGACCAGCAGGATGAGGAGGCGTTGTTGTGA